From Vulpes vulpes isolate BD-2025 chromosome 7, VulVul3, whole genome shotgun sequence, one genomic window encodes:
- the TEX15 gene encoding testis-expressed protein 15, whose translation MEMKEIAKNKTLWKMNSASEPLLVTGVEVNPLKKFTIPKIRRTAEKVYLSPCCTNTREYSFIHDTLNQCQLDVDCDLQSSWQFGDTKLVHNEDLEKNFTSKRSEMRESGRHGRELEEHFCFLALSQNDVAEIYQNGISTRTSTLKILGNPLLGTYMFRHVDVALNYAHSRSITVESIIIFKVLFGKVKKIQPSVCKNKVSLDPSPNFDCHMSRSVPSLKDTIELQAYNSAVYFYEYNVLSKPVDKPRQCLPYAIVTVKFIGQKIDNGHLMTSLRFLSSGFPKRAERTCSLNNCTVAKRIGKGKDATVIFEHFRKPVDPFVPENCSCSVLNAEINPSNANISKTYGNVQNGNISIHETYNGQKEHNLAECRDTSQVHICDSSLSFIPSGTRESVNGDLMLNLTHFTNVLSGLSAAFPLRNNTGSSTVITSKLIKDPRLMRREESIEKHNNIAGLNEILPLEKSLDFVNSGINLSSMPNNSASSSEIVAGDHSVLTSCLDTPCFKISLDNSQSQAHNLDFQSCNYTTPNKMAGQCKGQDNFSSPMCLPNIVSEVENQKHSEGELQRSQQRSNIPLLIEEKDEPHNSYESVNTCIRGYSTHISQKSWSSNSETVCQTGQQMSTVFPLQRKENIDGYIQNIEKMRDFTGPEDNSRHGEKQILWKETEAKISPIDNYISLYQECKGDESHDSFGKNSDQILITQELEIPKSSTSATKDKYKLDHLALELQSTLTPRTETLSQKHPQPSLEYEDNIHTSFAVSQKLMELKLEKPNENCVSIMTNAFQEAKDIPQAKELPIDGVISSHDIKTTHDNSNCSVSREHIYVHRKNENDRMLLENMQRDCKETFQIAGKGQSHTLSCNAELHNDIHLNIDFKGQGDHHDKENENVTKEENTALSTENNRVDICGDEKQGSHTNKNYANIDERKENKNYNNVEILSSEEFCTFNLTGGEKCISTEATFIDSEYTVTAIKQKDTQNIGRSVEHLTSITFPQIAESSVHVASNAAVQIGGSMVPTLGINHEDHQRYQIKEACSSESLDFGLLVKHKVSDCEMDIDDNKLHESFHQSISDSSVLQSFEVENKIEVGSEQCNDAFLIQQDPPSHGNVLYEEFRASFEALKSRIDWEGLLGSNNGEREVLKSSKRRENNDRYSEKSNCLYSSIQKNKAELCNPILLPDLQVRITNIFLPGFSPTSESLALKDKFCKNITKTTEPEINKEGKVPGFEMYSQCSGENSGYSLEDEFGNIRQESGLVSKSEISHSLDVNHNTQGNHASEKQNSGPLLSEPSNVTTLNNESRYSLTKSKTNCNDTRSKKDTESKISKRKPRVPFKDENMAHKDLRNHEIYGKRRRLTSQDSFECFSSLSQGRIKTFSKSEKHIKSVLDILNTEASLCKSKRLSRKLDRAVLHLKKAHRRVHTSLQLIAKVGEKRKGPLPKSYAIICNNFWESCDLQGYSSVSERRYYSTKHFLSKRKYDKPREKRALGFEVDKSLTHVSKHKSYQASRERITECLSNTDVASSVSSHTTVHVREFCDQEYPESQLALCSTPQSTSWSTYNKSSMRSLRSSELQTFSGKTGCLFSPPCPDEKLTKKENQIGIKFLSNISKYEKPVSHSANHKIKDTMKESHSETNKVINKSNSVSLSNIKENNVSFSRDKNYDATCITHTEVKTDIVISVLESNVEHFLNVDIYKPDNLILSGYKGNLEVNFPMEEWTAPNQSSKPGIITEDFLMDPFNLTLISHKKYSSVPQLLPTTPVTDNEVESSESYLDKQRIFAKDSFATSTSVPNCQPECGEKEFLKAEQCSSSHCFHIDGNESNVLENPKLGLKSVTEEGKSYRKNTMKKLFFNDSSLPLKDNVKDSSSKKCMAKTDIQARTMWKTKQAEKAKDSLHRKNLTEGSTAKTEYKNQKNKILEESSYLSEKRIRNNVIDSHLSIEDITEAVVSLNNPISNHLSKREKEGGVKVSNYSHSDSALHSEIACNSKPGIIGMNHGPALHRHSQTSQPSTPQKMATSNMNGLKEKHCSANHSALIARLIQILRRADETSSLQILQEETKACQNILPLFVEAFERKQECSLEQILISRELLVEQNLWKNCKHKLKPCAIDSLVELQMMMETIQFIENKKRVLGGEPTFRSLLWYDETLYGELLGRPRGFQQQSNFYPAFQGRLKYNAFCELQNYHDQLIELFEESKRENNSYYAFLKYKRQINECEAIMKHCSDCFDFSLSVPFTCGVNFGDSLGDLEILRNSTLNLIGMYGDSPKVDSCPGKQDHLWIIIEMISSKVNFIKNNEAVNIKISLYGLEHIFFDAAKSLVWKERRQSFCKNYSGNKNKEMLLKMNQYAFSKLKNIYDMLSKDLSSEQISSIELENTEITSRASDDLINKATVNIENCRFNSTLPSHPDFCCISEILDQAEFADSKKLQELTLRCTEHLEILKKYFQMVQEENIDNIFITEENVLDMVKNHNHGAIILKPEAIETYIEIVMLSETVHFLKNTMAKNLDKQRFRGMLWFDLSLLPELICCQEKMTCFSFLKDNSTDCLWKVIETAISELKKDLDIIYKYDEAVNCSYALHLLSRELEELSEIKKLLKKSEYSVSTYIDFVPYIASINYGSTMTELEYNYNQFSTLLKNLMAAPQKDLGKMAHIMKVMKTIEHMKIICAKNAELTISFILCQMLHNRKKTFPLKRKEKINTHVKPRKSTNKSSTFMKVPSISECIMKNVSNSSRKRSTTVDQCEDSQEQEKNTTVFNCKKQKIDMKDVTKVNKEKTTFKHPRTTRSHPESESEIGPSSSDNLKRHHVSQKKVEVERSLPGSVLPLKNLKDICTSKSEGKIYVTNTSPDTSEDFTGQQGNLNSMKKSNVNFSATETSDKKNCSSFAICEQRSVDGRIFPKDCRMPSQRFLTPAEKSCPSDIKPGTDASPLPDASVLSNPIFRFIGDIPANLEMNDDTVFELPDNEILNSSIKNSACTNSTEPKLTQNKSPILHVNKTQPAKTELKEKYMKDTLSASTISVEASENLTLNVNQTAEYSFSEQQNNENSKVLTQNAAAYWNELPWSACTPIYNSSEHSFGTSYPYHAWCVYHYSSSGSSSLTQTYHGITSYEVQAPPSGMLTAIASTVQNTHPNLLYSHYFGYFAGELQANNFVPVDGYFQSQVPVSYNFQQPIFSQYAPHQPFQQAVYPYPPDSGVLPEAPWTYVPCQQEPFQPGH comes from the exons tttACTTATCACCTTGTTGCACCAATACTAGAGAGTATAGTTTCATACATGATACTCTTAACCAGTGCCAGCTTGATGTAGACTGTGATCTACAATCATCATGGCAGTTTGGAGACACAAAACTGGTTCACAATGAggatctggaaaaaaattttacttctaaGAG GTCAGAGATGCGTGAGAGTGGAAGACATGGCAGAGAACTTGAAGAACATTTCTGCTTTTTAGCACTTTCTCAGAATGATGTGGctgaaatatatcaaaatgggATAAGTACCAGAACATCTACGTTGAAGATACTAGGAAATCCTCTTCTTGGAACTTATATGTTTAGACATGTTGATGTTGCTTTGAATTATGCTCATAGTAGAAGCATTACTGTAgaaagtattataatttttaag gttctctTTGGAAAGGTGAAGAAAATTCAGCCTTCAGTGTGTAAAAACAAAGTTTCTTTGGATCCTTCTCCTAATTTTGATTGCCATATGTCAAGAAGTGTACCTTCTCTGAAAGATACCATTGAGTTACAAGCCTACAATTCAGCA GTATACTTCTATGAATACAATGTTCTTTCAAAGCCAGTAGATAAACCTAGGCAATGTCTTCCATATGCAATAGTAACAGTAAAATTTATTGGCCAAAAAATAGATAATGGGCACCTTATGACATCTTTGAGATTCCTCTCAAGCGGATTTCCTAAGAGGGCTG AAAGAACATGCTCTCTGAATAACTGTACAGTGGCCAAAAgaattggaaaaggaaaagatgctACTGTCATCTTTGAGCATTTCAGGAAACCTGTAGATCCATTTGTTCCGGAAAACTGTTCTTGCAGTGTACTAAATGCAGAGATAAATCCTTCCAatgcaaatatttcaaaaacctATGGAAATGtgcaaaatggaaacatttctatACATGAAACATACAATGGACAGAAGGAGCACAATTTAGCAGAATGTAGAGACACGTCTCAAGTACATATATGTGATTCAAGTCTTTCATTTATTCCCAGTGGTACCAGAGAAAGTGTTAATGGTGACCTCATGTTAAATTTGacacattttacaaatgttttaagTGGTCTTTCTGCTGCTTTTCCCCTTCGTAACAATACTGGCTCAAGCACAGTTATTACTTCAAAACTCATTAAAGACCCAAGACTgatgagaagagaagaaagcatagaaaaacataataatattgCAGGCTTAAATGAGATTTTGCCACTTGAGAAGAGTTTAGATTTTGTTAATTCAGGAATAAACCTATCATCGATGCCAAATAATTCTGCCTCCTCATCTGAAATTGTGGCTGGTGATCATTCTGTTCTTACTAGTTGTTTGGACACCCCTTGCTTCAAAATTTCTCTTGACAATTCACAGTCACAGGCGCACAACTTGGACTTTCAGAGCTGTAATTATACAACTCCCAATAAAATGGCAGGACAGTGTAAGGGCCAAGACAATTTTTCCTCCCCAATGTGTTTGCCAAACATAGTTTCAGAAGttgaaaaccaaaaacacagTGAGGGAGAACTCCAAAGATCCCAACAGAGAAGCAACATCCCActtttaattgaagaaaaagaTGAACCACATAACTCTTATGAATCAGTGAATACTTGTATAAGAGGGTACAGCACTCACATCTCTCAGAAATCATGGTCTTCTAATTCAGAAACTGTATGTCAGACTGGTCAGCAAATGTCTACAGTTTTTCCTCtccaaaggaaggaaaacatagATGGGTACAttcaaaacattgaaaaaatgaGAGACTTCACTGGCCCAGAAGATAATTCCAGGCATGGAGAAAAGCAGATTTTatggaaagaaactgaagcaaaaaTCAGTCCAATAGATAATTACATTTCTTTGTACCAAGAATGCAAAGGGGATGAGAGTCATGATTCTTTTGGGAAAAATTCTGATCAAATATTAATTACACAAGAATTAGAAATACCAAAATCTTCCACATCTGCCACAAAGGATAAATATAAGTTAGACCATCTAGCATTGGAATTACAAAGTACTCTTACTCCAAGAACAGAAACCCTTTCACAAAAGCATCCTCAACCTTCTTTGGAGTATGAAGATAACATTCATACAAGTTTTGCAGTTTCTCAAAAACTAATGGAACTAAAATTGGAAAAACCAAATGAGAACTGTGTTAGCATTATGACTAATGCTTTCCAGGAAGCAAAAGACATTCCCCAGGCCAAAGAACTGCCAATTGATGGGGTTATTTCATCTCATGACATTAAAACAACTCATGACAATTCAAATTGCAGCGTATCTAGAGAACATATCTATGTccataggaaaaatgaaaatgatcgCATGTTATTGGAGAACATGCAAAGAGACTGCAAAGAAACTTTTCAAATTGCTGGTAAAGGTCAAAGTCATACTTTGTCATGTAATGCAGAGTTGCACAATGATATACACCTGAATATTGATTTCAAAGGACAAGGAGATCAtcatgataaagaaaatgaaaatgtgactaAAGAGGAAAACACTGCTTTGTCTACAGAAAACAACAGAGTAGATATATGTGGAGATGAGAAGCAGGGTTCTCATACAAACAAAAATTATGCCAATATAGatgaaagaaaggagaataaaaattacaataatgtAGAAATTTTGAGTTCTGAAGAATTTTGTACATTTAATTTGACTGGAGGAGAAAAATGCATATCAACAGAAGCTACATTTATAGATAGTGAATATACTGTCACTGccataaaacaaaaagatactCAAAATATAGGCAGGAGTGTAGAGCACTTGACTTCCATAACATTTCCCCAAATTGCAGAGTCTTCAGTGCATGTAGCCTCAAATGCTGCAGTACAGATAGGTGGTAGTATGGTGCCTACATTAGGCATAAATCATGAAGATCACCAAAGATACCAGATTAAAGAGGCTTGTTCTTCTGAGAGTCTAGATTTTGGTTTGTTAGTAAAACATAAGGTTTCTGACTGTGAAATGGATATAGATGACAATAAATTACATGAGTCATTTCATCAGTCAATAAGTGACAGCTCAGTTCTTCAAAGTTTTGAAGTGGAAAATAAGATTGAAGTAGGATCAGAACAGTGTAATGATGCTTTTCTAATTCAACAAGATCCTCCTAGccatggaaatgttctgtatgaAGAATTTAGGGCCTCATTTGAAGCTCTAAAGTCTCGTATTGATTGGGAAGGTCTGTTGGGAAGTAATAATGGGGAGAGGGAAGTTTTGAAAAGCTCCAAAAGAAGGGAGAATAATGATCGTTACTCTGAGAAAAGTAATTGTCTTTATTCCTctatacaaaaaaacaaagcagaactcTGCAATCCAATTTTACTTCCAGATTTACAAGTGAGAATCACTAATATATTTCTGCCAGGATTCAGTCCCACTTCTGAATCCCTTGCATTGAAAGATAAGTTTTGCAAAAACATAACTAAAACCACAGAACCAGAAATAAACAAGGAGGGGAAAGTGCCAGGATTTGAAATGTATTCCCAGTGTTCCGGTGAAAATTCAGGTTATTCACTTGAAGATGAATTTGGTAATATAAGACAAGAATCAGGACTGGTGAGTAAATCTGAAATCTCGCATTCTCTTGACGTGAATCATAATACACAAGGGAATCAtgcttctgaaaaacaaaacagtggaCCTTTGCTTAGTGAACCCTCTAATGTCACAACATTAAATAATGAAAGCAGATATTCCTTGACAAAGTCAAAAACTAATTGTAATGATACTAGAAGTAAAAAGGACACAGAAtcaaaaattagcaaaagaaagcCACGTGTGCCTTTTAAGGATGAGAATATGGCACATAAGGATTTAAGAAATCATGAAATTTATGGCAAGAGGAGGAGGCTAACCAGTCAAGATTCATttgaatgtttttcttcattatcCCAAGGACGAATTAAAACCTTTTCAAAGTCAGAAAAACACATTAAGAGTGTCCTGGATATTCTAAATACTGAAGCATCTTTATGCAAAAGCAAACGTCTTTCCAGAAAACTTGACAGAGCtgttcttcacttaaaaaaagcTCATAGGAGAGTTCACACATCTTTGCAACTTATAgcaaaagtaggagaaaaaagaaaaggcccaTTACCAAAATCATATGCAATAATATGCAATAATTTCTGGGAAAGTTGTGACCTTCAAGGTTATAGCTCTGTATCTGAAAGAAGATATTattctactaaacattttttgtcaaaaagaaaatacGACAAGCCAAGAGAGAAAAGGGCTTTGGGATTTGAAGTGGATAAATCATTAACTCATGTATCAAAGCACAAGTCTTACCAAGCAAGTAGAGAGAGAATCACAGAGTGTCTTTCTAATACAGATGTGGCCAGCAGTGTCTCTAGTCACACCACTGTTCATGTAAGAGAATTTTGTGATCAAGAATATCCTGAATCACAGTTAGCCCTGTGCTCTACACCCCAAAGTACAAGTTGGTCAACTTATAACAAGAGCAGTATGAGAAGTCTAAGATCATCAGAACTTCAGACATTTTCTGGAAAAACTGGGTGCCTGTTTTCCCCACCCTGCCCAGATGAGAAactaactaaaaaagaaaatcaaattggcATAAAGTTTTTATCTAACATCAGTAAATATGAAAAGCCTGTTAGCCATTCAGCAAATCATAAAATTAAGGATACAATGAAAGAAAGCCATTCTGAGactaataaagtaataaataagaGTAATTCAGTATCTTTAagtaacataaaagaaaacaatgtaagTTTTAGCAGAGACAAAAATTATGATGCAACTTGTATAACACACACAGAGGTAAAAACTGACATAGTTATTTCAGTTTTGGAATCAAATGTGGAgcactttttaaatgttgatatcTATAAACCAGATAACCTTATTTTATCTGGTTATAAAGGAAACCTGGAAGTAAATTTTCCTATGGAAGAATGGACAGCTCCTAATCAGAGCTCCAAACCAGGCATTATTACAGAAGACTTCCTTATGGACCCATTTAATCTAACTCTGATAAGCCACAAAAAATACAGCAGTGTTCCTCAATTGTTACCAACTACTCCAGTGACAGACAATGAAGTAGAATCTTCAGAATCTTATTTGGATAAACAGAGAATTTTTGCTAAAGATTCTTTTGCAACATCCACCAGTGTACCAAACTGTCAGCCAGAATGTGGTGAAAAAGAGTTTCTAAAGGCAGAACAATGCTCTTCAAGTCATTGCTTCCATATAGATGGGAATGAATCAAATGTTCTTGAGAATCCTAAGTTGGGTCTTAAATCCGTAACTGAAGAAGGTAAAAGTTacaggaaaaatacaatgaagaaGCTATTTTTCAATGATAGTTCTTTGCCCTTAAAAGATAATGTAAAGGATTCTTCTTCAAAAAAATGTATGGCAAAGACAGACATTCAGGCCAGAACAATGTGGAAAACTAAACaagcagaaaaagcaaaagattcACTTCATAGAAAAAACTTGACTGAAGGATCCACTGCTAAGACAGAgtacaaaaatcaaaagaataagatCTTAGAAGAATCCTCCTACTTAAGTgagaaaagaattagaaataatgtgATTGATTCTCATCTAAGCATTGAAGATATTACTGAGGCAGTAGTCTCTTTGAATAACCCAATTTCTAATCATCttagcaaaagagagaaagaagggggagtTAAAGTTAGTAATTACTCTCATTCTGACTCTGCGTTGCATTCAGAAATAGCCTGTAATTCCAAACCAGGCATTATAGGAATGAATCATGGGCCTGCTTTACATAGGCACTCTCAAACCTCCCAACCCTCTACTCCTCAGAAGATGGCTACATCAAACATGAAcggattaaaagaaaaacattgctCAGCTAATCATTCAGCTCTTATAGCTAGGCTAATTCAGATTTTGAGAAGGGCAGATGAAACATCATCTTTGCAGATTCTACAGGAAGAAACTAAGGCTTGTCAAAATATTCTCCCTTTATTTGTTGAagcttttgaaagaaaacaagaatgttCTCTTGAACAAATCCTGATTTCAAGAGAACTATTGGTAGAACAAAACCTGTGGAAAAATtgcaaacacaaattaaaaccatgtgCTATTGACTCCTTGGTAGAACTCCAAATGATGATGGAAACTATTCAgttcattgaaaacaaaaaaagagtctTAGGAGGTGAACCAACATTCCGAAGCTTGCTTTGGTATGATGAAACATTGTACGGTGAACTGCTTGGTAGACCACGTGGATTTCAACAGCAATCCAATTTCTATCCTGCTTTTCAAGGAAGGTTAAAATATAATGCATTCTGTGAGTTGCAAAACTATCATGATCAGTTAATTGAATTGTTTGAAGAATCCAAAAGGGAAAACAACTCATACTATGCATTCTTAAAATACAAACGACAGATTAATGAGTGTGAAGCAATAATGAAGCATTGTTCTGATTGCTttgacttttctctctctgttccatTTACCTGTGGAGTTAACTTTGGAGATAGTTTAGGAGACCTAGAAATCTTAAGAAATAGTACTTTAAATCTGATTGGTATGTATGGGGATTCTCCTAAAGTTGATTCCTGTCCAGGAAAACAAGACCATTTGTGGATTATCATAGAAATGATCTCttcaaaagttaattttattaagaACAATGAGgcagtaaatattaaaatatctctttATGGTCTGGAACATATCTTTTTTGATGCTGCAAAAAGTCTTGTTTGGAAAGAGAGGAGACAGTCTTTCTGCAAAAATtactcaggaaataaaaataaagaaatgctacTCAAAATGAATCAGTATGCTTTTTCTAAGTTGAAAAACATATATGATATGTTGTCTAAAGACTTAAGCAGTGAACAGATCTCCAGTATTGAGCTTGAGAATACAGAGATTACTTCCAGAGCATCAGATGATCTAATAAACAAAGCTACAGTCAACATAGAAAACTGTAGGTTTAACAGTACTTTGCCTTCACACCCAGATTTCTGTTGTATCAGTGAAATATTGGATCAGGCTGAATTTGCAGACTCTAAGAAATTACAGGAACTCACTTTGAGATGTACTGAACacctagaaattttaaaaaaatattttcagatggtGCAAGAAGAGAacatagataatatttttatcacagaagaaaatgttttggaCATGGTGAAAAACCACAATCATGGggctataattttaaaacctGAAGCCATTGAAACCTATATTGAAATTGTCATGCTTTCAGAAACAGTTCACTTTCTTAAAAACACAATGGCAAAGAATTTAGACAAACAGAGGTTTCGAGGTATGCTTTGGTTTGATTTATCACTTCTTCCTGAGCTGATTTGCTGCCAAGAAAAAATgacttgtttttcatttcttaaagataACTCAACAGATTGCCTTTGGAAGGTCATAGAGACTGCTATTTCTGAACTGAAGAAAGATCtggatattatttataaatatgatgaAGCTGTTAATTGCTCATATGCTCTTCATTTGCTCTCAAGAGAACTTGAagaactttcagaaataaaaaaacttcTAAAGAAGTCTGAATATTCTGTTTCTACGTATATTGACTTTGTGCCATATATAGCATCCATAAATTATGGAAGCACTATGACAGAGTTAGAATACAATTACAATCAGTTTTCTACACTGCTCAAAAACCTAATGGCTGCCCCTCAGAAAGATTTAGGGAAAATGGCTCATATTATGAAAGTCATGAAAACTATTGAACATATGAAGATAATATGTGCTAAAAATGCTGAGTTAACCATTTCCTTTATTCTGTGCCAAATGCTACATAACAGAAAGAAGACTTTCCcactgaagagaaaagaaaaaataaatacgcATGTAAAACCTAGGAAGAGTACCAATAAATCTAGTACTTTTATGAAGGTGCCCTCAATTTCAGAGTGCATAATGAAAAATGTTTCAAACTCCTCTAGAAAACGATCTACCACTGTAGACCAATGTGAAGACTCtcaggaacaagagaaaaacactACTGTTTTcaactgtaaaaaacaaaag attgaCATGAAAGATGTCACAAAAGTCAACAAAGAAAAGACAACATTCAAGCATCCAAG GACTACAAGATCTCATCCCGAAAGTGAAAGTGAAATAGGACCAAGTTCATCTGACAATCTGAAAAGACACCATGTATCTCAAAAAAAGGTTGAGGTGGAAAGATCACTACCTGGCTCAGTTTTACCTTTAAAGAACTTAAAAGACATTTGCACATCAAAGTCAGAGGGCAAAATATATGTAACTAATACTTCACCTGATACTTCAGAAGACTTCACTGGACAACAGGGGAACTTAAATAGCATGAAGAAAAGTAATGTGAATTTTAGTGCTACTGAAACGAGTGATAAGAAAAATTGTTCTTCTTTTGCAATTTGTGAACAAAGAAGTGTAGATGGCAGAATATTTCCAAAAGACTGCAGGATGCCTTCACAGAGATTTCTTACTCCTGCAGAGAAATCTTGTCCCTCAGACATAAAACCAGGAACTgatgcttctcctctgcctgatGCATCAGTGCTCTCAAACCCTATTTTCCGTTTCATTGGGGACATCCCTGCCAATTTAGAAATGAATGATGACACTGTCTTTGAACTGCCggataatgaaatattaaattcaTCTATTAAAAATTCTGCATGCACCAATTCTACAGAACCCAAACTTACCCAGAACAAATCTCCTATTTTGCATGTAAATAAAACTCAGCCTGCAAAAactgagttaaaagaaaaatatatgaaggatACTTTGAGTGCCAGTACTATATCTGTTGAAGCATCTGAGAACTTAACCCTTAATGTAAATCAAACAGcagaatattctttttctgaacagcagaataatgaaaattcaaaagTTCTAACTCAGAATGCTGCTGCATATTGGAATGAACTTCCATGGTCTGCATGTACCCCAATATATAATTCTTCTGAGCATTCATTTGGAACTTCATATCCTTACCATGCTTGGTGTGTTTATCATtacagcagcagcggcagcagttCCCTTACACAGACATATCATGGAATAACATCATATGAGGTACAGGCACCTCCTTCTGGGATGTTGACTGCAATTGCAAGTACTGTCCAAAACACACATCCTAATCTTTTGTACTCTCACTATTTTGGTTACTTTGCTGGGGAGCTGCAAGCAAATAACTTTGTGCCAGTGGATGGGTATTTTCAATCTCAAGTGCCTGTTTCTTACAATTTTCAGCAGCCGATTTTTTCACAGTATGCTCCCCATCAGCCATTCCAACAAGCTGTATACCCTTACCCTCCTGATTCAGGTGTGCTTCCAGAAGCTCCTTGGACATATG